CATCAACACCGCCCACACCAACTTCGGCGGGCGCGCCGTGTGGGGCACCAACACCACCGGCGACGGCAACAACACCGACTGCCAGGGCCACGGCACCCACGTGGCCGGCACGGTCGGCGGCAGCACCTGGGGCGTCGCCAAGGGCGTCAGCCTGGTCGCCGTGAAGGTGCTGGACTGCTCCGGCAGCGGCACGAACTCCGGCGTGATCGCCGGCGTCAACTGGGCCGTGAGCAACAAGGGCTCGGCCAAGGCCGTGGCGAACATGAGCCTGGGCGGCGGCTTCAGCCAGGCCGTGAACGACGCCGTGAACAGCGCCGCCAGCCAGAACCTCGTGATGGTCGTCGCCGCCGGCAACGAGAACCAGAACGCCTGCAACGTCTCGCCCGCCAGCGCCGCCAGCGCCATCACGGTCGGCAGCACCACCAACACCGACGCCCGCAGCTCCTTCAGCAACTTCGGCACCTGCGTGGACATCTTCGCGCCCGGCAGCAACATCACCAGCACCTGGATCGGCTCCACGACCGCCACGAACACCATCAGCGGCACCTCCATGGCCGCCCCGCACGTGGCCGGCGCCGCCGCCCTGGCGCTGGCGAACGGCGGAAGCACCAGCAGCGGCGTGACGGGCACCCTCATCAACAACGCCACCACCGGCAAGGTCACGGGCGCCGGCACCGGCAGCCCCAACCGCCTGCTGTTCACCGGCACCGGCACCGTCACCCCGCCGCCCGCCGGCACCACCTACACCGGCACCGTCGCCAGCCGCGGGAACTCCTACCAGCCCGGCACCGCCGGCTTCAGCTACGCGGGCGGCACGCTGCGCGGCAACCTGAGCGGCCCGTCCGGCACCGACTTCGACCTGTTCCTCCAGAAGCTCTCGGGCAGCACCTGGACCACCGTCGCCCGCGCCGAGGGCAGCACCAGCACCGAGGCCATCACCTACACCGGCACCAGCGGCACGTACCGCTGGCGCGTGTACGCCTACTCCGGCAGCGGCAGCTACACCCTCACCGAAACCCGCTGACCCGCGCCCACCACGGACCGTCCTCCCCCAGGGGGCGGTCCGTTTCGTTCGCCCGCCCCCCCCTCTCCCCTCACGAGGTATCCGATGTTCAAGCCCCTGCACGCCGCACTGACCGCCCTGGGCCTCCTGGCCCTGTCCGCCTGCTCCACCCAGAGCGCCCCCACCCCGGAAGCCGCCCTGCCCGCCGAGTCGCTGACCGTCACCGGCACCACCCCCGCCTTCGGCGACCTGAGCAGCCAGATCGTGTACGGCACGGTCACCAACGTCACCAACCGGCCCTATCAGGTCAGCGTGACGCCCAGTACCGAACTCGCGGGCGGCTGGTGCGGCGGCACCCTGATCAGCTCCACGTGGATCCTGACCGCCGCGCACTGCGTGGACGGCTACAGCGCCAGCTCCATGCGGGTGCGCGCCGGCATCAACAACCTGACCACCAGCACCGGGCAGCTGCGCA
The DNA window shown above is from Deinococcus sp. LM3 and carries:
- a CDS encoding S8 family peptidase, with the translated sequence MNARIALGTLALTLALASCGTQNAAAPSADTATDAAVTRTQAPLLGTSNPDAIPGQYIVVLSGGESAGSIKLQSADALISSLGLDPQGVQVQQLYTQTIQGFAAKLDAQNLNKLQADPRVKYIEQDAVMRMSATQTGATWGLDRIDQRNLPLDGSYTYDTTASGIKAYIIDTGINTAHTNFGGRAVWGTNTTGDGNNTDCQGHGTHVAGTVGGSTWGVAKGVSLVAVKVLDCSGSGTNSGVIAGVNWAVSNKGSAKAVANMSLGGGFSQAVNDAVNSAASQNLVMVVAAGNENQNACNVSPASAASAITVGSTTNTDARSSFSNFGTCVDIFAPGSNITSTWIGSTTATNTISGTSMAAPHVAGAAALALANGGSTSSGVTGTLINNATTGKVTGAGTGSPNRLLFTGTGTVTPPPAGTTYTGTVASRGNSYQPGTAGFSYAGGTLRGNLSGPSGTDFDLFLQKLSGSTWTTVARAEGSTSTEAITYTGTSGTYRWRVYAYSGSGSYTLTETR